A genome region from Akkermansiaceae bacterium includes the following:
- a CDS encoding cation:proton antiporter, which produces MSPLAYLTLILILGVAAQWIAWKFKLPSILLLLGFGFALGQFSGVRIDDFLAPGDGHTSPLLSAVGLFVAIILFEGGLTLKFSELRVSGLPILRLCTLAVIFSMSLTTAFMVFALGYDIRLAALVGSILTVTGPTVIAPLLRHVNPTRKMAAIVKWEGIVVDPIGAILAVLVFKIAIAGNMAIAQADVLKSLGIMLAVGVAGALVLAKGVELMLRRHLVPDYLQPVFLLAVVALAFTGSNMLEKEAGLLTVTVLGIALANQRSVSVRHILEFKENLRILIISALFIVLSGRISAAELGGVWLKGVCLLGFLVLIGRPLSVFASLVFSKRTSPKERTFLAFLAPRGIVAAAVTSIFALEFEEAALAGSFGELSPVILRQSHELVALVFLIIVGTVLIYGLAASPLARHLGLAARNASGILFAGADPWVRMAAKALHDDGHRVLLLDTNFPNVSAAKMMGLEAQRANILSEFAEEELDLNGIATLAAVTTNDEVNSMAAQRFIHQFGRGGVWQLAPLDREGHHRKSISDEIRSQNLFMDRPDHALLSKIVAEGGQMKKSQMTEKFDFAKFRETYPAAIVMFLGDSKGLRPAPNQLTKAPEGTVIYALIPKEGLPAPA; this is translated from the coding sequence ATGTCACCCCTAGCATACCTCACCCTGATCCTGATCCTAGGCGTTGCAGCGCAGTGGATCGCATGGAAATTCAAGCTGCCCTCCATCCTCCTGCTGCTCGGCTTCGGCTTCGCTCTCGGGCAGTTTTCCGGCGTCCGCATCGATGATTTCCTCGCGCCCGGAGACGGCCATACCAGCCCGCTGCTTTCGGCCGTCGGGCTGTTCGTGGCCATCATCCTCTTCGAGGGTGGGCTGACCCTGAAATTTTCCGAACTCAGGGTCTCCGGCCTGCCCATCCTGCGGCTCTGCACGCTCGCAGTGATCTTTTCCATGTCGCTGACCACCGCCTTCATGGTATTCGCGCTCGGCTATGACATCCGCCTCGCCGCCCTCGTCGGCAGCATCCTCACCGTCACCGGGCCCACGGTGATCGCGCCGCTGCTGCGCCATGTGAACCCCACCCGCAAGATGGCCGCGATCGTGAAATGGGAGGGCATCGTCGTCGATCCCATCGGGGCCATCCTCGCCGTGCTGGTTTTCAAGATCGCCATCGCGGGGAACATGGCGATCGCGCAGGCGGACGTCCTGAAATCGCTCGGCATCATGCTTGCCGTCGGCGTGGCCGGTGCGCTGGTGCTTGCGAAAGGGGTGGAGCTGATGCTGCGCCGTCACCTGGTCCCGGATTACCTCCAGCCGGTGTTCCTGCTCGCCGTGGTGGCGCTGGCCTTCACCGGATCGAACATGCTTGAAAAGGAGGCGGGTCTGCTGACGGTGACTGTCCTTGGCATCGCCCTCGCGAACCAGCGCTCCGTTTCCGTGCGGCATATCCTGGAGTTCAAGGAAAACCTCCGCATCCTGATCATCTCCGCGCTTTTCATCGTCCTCTCCGGGCGCATCTCGGCCGCGGAGCTCGGCGGCGTGTGGCTCAAGGGGGTTTGCCTGCTCGGCTTCCTCGTCCTCATCGGCAGGCCGCTCTCGGTCTTCGCATCGCTGGTTTTCTCGAAGAGGACCAGCCCCAAGGAGCGCACCTTCCTGGCCTTCCTGGCACCGCGCGGCATCGTTGCCGCCGCCGTCACCTCGATCTTCGCGCTGGAGTTCGAGGAGGCCGCGCTGGCGGGAAGCTTCGGGGAGCTTTCGCCGGTGATCCTCAGGCAATCCCATGAGCTCGTGGCGCTGGTGTTCCTCATCATCGTCGGCACCGTGCTGATCTATGGCTTGGCCGCCTCGCCGCTCGCCCGCCACCTCGGACTCGCGGCGAGGAACGCCAGCGGGATCCTCTTCGCCGGGGCGGATCCATGGGTGCGCATGGCCGCCAAGGCCCTCCACGACGATGGCCACCGCGTGCTCCTCCTGGATACGAATTTCCCCAACGTATCCGCCGCAAAAATGATGGGCCTGGAGGCGCAGCGGGCGAACATCCTCTCCGAGTTCGCCGAGGAGGAGCTGGATCTCAATGGCATCGCCACCCTCGCGGCGGTGACGACCAACGACGAGGTGAACTCGATGGCCGCGCAGCGTTTCATCCACCAGTTCGGGCGCGGCGGTGTGTGGCAGCTCGCGCCGCTGGACCGCGAGGGGCACCACAGGAAATCCATATCCGACGAGATCCGCAGCCAGAACCTTTTCATGGACAGGCCGGATCACGCCCTGCTCTCCAAGATCGTCGCGGAAGGCGGGCAGATGAAAAAATCCCAGATGACGGAGAAATTCGATTTCGCGAAATTCCGGGAAACCTACCCCGCTGCCATCGTAATGTTTCTCGGCGATTCCAAGGGCCTGCGCCCCGCTCCCAACCAGCTGACAAAAGCCCCCGAAGGCACGGTGATCTACGC
- a CDS encoding MBL fold metallo-hydrolase, translated as MKRSPENRYSGLAPQKGWPGRNAKFLRHHIVPGMFRKMGGGVLEPVLTPPDADRVRITWIGHASFFLQFAGHSVVVDPNWAKWHGPVKRQRHPGLPLHGVPEVDLVLVTHAHFDHLHKPSLKILRATEGIVVPMGSASLVKKLGFPAIHEVKVWDELEIAGMSVVHTPSHHWGARYVHDTHRDYGGYIVNAGGKSVFHCGDSTYFDGFAEIGKRHRIDVALMPIGAYDSPSGRDVHMNPEQAVRAFADLGAKVLIPMHYGTFPLGNEALQEPVERLLTEADRLGISDRVLIPEEGVGIEW; from the coding sequence ATGAAACGCTCCCCGGAAAACCGCTACTCCGGCCTCGCCCCTCAGAAGGGCTGGCCCGGGCGCAACGCGAAGTTCCTCCGGCACCACATCGTTCCCGGCATGTTCCGTAAAATGGGTGGCGGAGTGCTTGAACCGGTGCTCACCCCGCCGGATGCCGACCGCGTCCGCATCACATGGATCGGGCATGCATCGTTTTTCCTGCAGTTCGCCGGGCACTCGGTCGTCGTCGATCCGAATTGGGCGAAATGGCACGGCCCGGTGAAGAGGCAGCGGCATCCGGGACTTCCGCTGCATGGCGTGCCGGAGGTGGATCTGGTGCTCGTCACCCACGCCCACTTCGACCACCTGCACAAGCCCAGCCTGAAGATCCTGCGTGCCACGGAAGGGATCGTCGTCCCCATGGGCAGCGCATCGCTCGTGAAAAAACTCGGTTTCCCCGCGATCCATGAGGTCAAGGTCTGGGACGAGCTGGAGATCGCCGGGATGAGCGTCGTCCACACACCCAGCCACCATTGGGGCGCGCGCTATGTGCATGACACCCACCGCGATTACGGAGGCTACATCGTCAACGCCGGCGGCAAGAGCGTCTTCCACTGCGGCGACAGCACCTATTTCGATGGCTTCGCGGAAATCGGCAAAAGGCACAGGATCGATGTCGCGCTCATGCCCATCGGCGCCTACGATTCGCCCAGCGGCCGCGATGTGCACATGAACCCGGAGCAGGCAGTGCGCGCCTTCGCGGATCTCGGCGCGAAAGTCCTCATCCCCATGCACTACGGCACCTTCCCGCTCGGAAATGAAGCCTTGCAGGAACCCGTCGAACGCCTGCTCACCGAGGCCGACCGCCTCGGCATCAGCGACCGCGTCCTCATCCCCGAGGAAGGTGTCGGCATCGAGTGGTAG
- the pyrF gene encoding orotidine-5'-phosphate decarboxylase: MRFTEKLQQRIKSSGSRLCVGLDPRPGEHGADYAKDFLIRVIGETSVWAAAFKPNMAYFEAMGIDGIRVLEEILAEVPEEIPVILDAKRSDIGETQKYYAQGYFNGWNVDAVTLNPFLGYDSIEPFLDHPGKAVYLLAVTSNAGSADFQQQRLADGRQVFELVTALGERAKSEGRATDVGYVVGLTNAEAVLPKMPDAPLLVPGLGAQGGDLAALAAAKRSAPDVINVSRGILYAQDEKGFRARAEEWVEKIALGYPGA, encoded by the coding sequence ATGCGTTTCACCGAAAAACTGCAGCAACGGATCAAGTCCTCCGGATCGAGGCTCTGCGTCGGCCTTGACCCGCGTCCCGGCGAACACGGCGCGGATTATGCCAAGGATTTCCTCATCCGCGTGATCGGGGAAACCTCCGTCTGGGCCGCCGCCTTCAAGCCGAACATGGCCTACTTCGAGGCGATGGGGATCGATGGCATCCGGGTGCTTGAGGAAATCCTTGCCGAAGTCCCGGAGGAAATCCCCGTGATCCTGGACGCGAAGCGCAGCGACATCGGCGAGACCCAGAAATACTACGCACAGGGATATTTCAACGGCTGGAACGTCGATGCCGTGACACTGAACCCATTCCTCGGATATGATTCCATCGAGCCTTTCCTCGATCACCCCGGCAAGGCGGTCTATCTCCTCGCCGTCACCTCGAACGCCGGCTCGGCCGATTTCCAGCAGCAGCGACTCGCCGATGGGCGGCAGGTGTTCGAACTCGTCACCGCCCTGGGCGAGCGCGCGAAATCCGAAGGCCGCGCTACGGATGTCGGCTACGTTGTCGGGCTCACGAATGCGGAGGCAGTCCTCCCGAAAATGCCGGACGCACCGCTCCTCGTCCCCGGCCTCGGTGCGCAGGGTGGGGATCTCGCCGCTCTCGCCGCCGCGAAACGCAGCGCCCCGGATGTCATCAATGTCTCCCGCGGAATCCTCTACGCACAGGACGAGAAAGGCTTCCGTGCACGGGCGGAGGAGTGGGTGGAAAAAATCGCGCTCGGTTACCCGGGTGCCTGA